caaacaaaatataataaacaattcaactttttcaaatcctaaaataaaaataatattaaaaaactacattctaacaatattttattcaacttttaattctattctcatctcatctcatctcaactcaattcatataataaacaattattaggagatattttatggagttttgggaaatgagagaaaaaaaattaaataaaaaatcttataaaataaaaatattgttagaatataattttttttaatattatctttattttgggatttaaaaaattgaatttttttcgtttgaaagtttagaaaagttgtcctgattagtttgaaaatgtttatatttgagtgatatttgaaaaggaaatgagataagatgataccaaaacaatttccaaacatccccttagTCATCCTTAATAAATTATATCTTGTGGGTTTATCCAAAAAAGCTCATCAAACTTaatttaaaccaaataaaattATCCATATTCTAACTTTAGAAATATTGAGCTGACCGGCAGAGTCCAAGAAGGATAGCCACACTCAGTAAGATGATATCCCATTGTATAGTCATTTATTGCTAATTGAATAATTGATTGGATGAGCAAGCCTCCCATTGGACTCActataaacaaaaaatcaatctaatatgtTAAAGTAATTATAGACTTTAATTTACTTAAAATGTATGTCATATCTGAAGATCGTGTGACAACTCAACTTCCAAAACAATAGTTATCAACATCTCTCAAAATGGAAAGACAACACAAACCttccactatcattttttgtttataaagTAAACATTGTGAGCTTCTACCTTAgatttagtattaaaaaataaatcatgatTTGTTTTAGGCTATATTTGAGTACTGAGATGAtctcaaatgatttgaattgatctataaatagtagtaagataagATGTTTGAGTGAATTTTATAGATCCATTGAGATGTAtttgaatatatgaaataagttgaaatatgatttaaactttttattgaaagttaaaaaagtagTAAATCACATTAATGGTTTGAGACAGGTTAAAATGAGCTCAAAAGTCAAAATCCAAGCATACTCTCATCTTCTCTAAAAATACATTGGGAGGACATGTTGGTAGTTCcatgaaataatattagaaGATGTTTGGTTTATCTTCTTTGCTAGCTAGTCATTCATCTTCCACAATGAAAGCTACAATTATTTCTAATTCATTGCAAGAAGGAGGGCTATCTAAAATGCTATTTAgttcaaaaaattattaatagagAGAACAGAATTATGCATGATTTTCTAAAGAGAAATCAACAAATGAAGGAAAGATAAACTTTTGTCAAAGTGAATGAGAGTTAGAGAGAATGTATTCTATTTATATTGAGAGAAGCAAATAGTCTAAAaattaaagttattttatttacaaatcagTATATAGAACGcattatttacataatttaaaatataagatttaatttataaaatttatctttaaaattaaattatatcatataaatattttactaaatatattttatacacaaacttgataataaatttttttttttaaaaatgatcttATGCAAGTTGTTAAATTCATGAGGCAAGAAAAGCTGAAAATTGTGAGTAGGGAATTAATATAGCAAGAGCAAGCGAGCATCGGCTTATCGCACACCTTCGAAGGCGCGTCAAGACGTCTGGGCTTGTAATTGGTTGAAAAAGGCAGTTTGACTATGGTCTAtaaaaatacacacacacacttccTTCATCGAACTCACCAAAGCCCCGATGAGCAAACCCCTTTATTCCCTTTCCCCTTCTTCCTTCGATCCATAGGGTCTTCCAATTCCCAGGGTTTATCCCAACTCTCCCACTATTTATTTTGAATCCCTAATATTCCCTCTCAATACTTGTCTCTTAAACCCTTCATCACTGTTCTAAACCCTAGCTAATTTGGGTCCCTGctaatctttcttcttctttttgtttttgtgggtCTGAATTTTGGTCGATCGAAGCAGCGTTTCATTTCCAACTCTCGAAATTACTGGTAAGACTCCACAAGGATTAACTGTGTCTGTTTTCTTGTCATTTTCATTGTTCAGTATCTCAGCTTCGAATCGGTTGCTATCGCTCTAGGgttttcttgtcattttccTCGGCAACCAAAACCGGGGATCAGGTGCTTTGGTTTtggatgatttttttatatggcTAAATGCTGGGTAATTTTATGGCTTGTGGGAATTTATGGGGTGAGTGAAGATGCAGGGTCGAGAAAACCCTAAATGATATGAGGTTTTGAATATGAGCCATGGAGGTGGAAATGGTACGAAAGATAATGAACAACTAGAGTACGATGCATCAAGTAGACCCGGAGCCAATGACTTTGGGCGAGCGGTGTCAAAGGTTGCAGTTGCACAGGTATGCGAGAGCGTGGGGTTTCAGGGCTTCAAAGACTCTGCTTTGGATGCTCTCGCTGACATTGCCATTCGATACCTTCGTGACCTAGGAAGGACGGCGAGTGTGTATGCTAACTCATCTGGTCGGACAGAGTGTAATGTGTTCGATATCATTAGAGGGTTGGAGGATTTGGAAGCTTCACAAGGCTTTCTGGGTGGGTCGGAGGTAAAAAATTGTCTTGCTGGTTCGGGAACTGTGAGGGGGATTGTTGAGTATGTGGGTGGGGCAGAGGAGATTCCATTTACTCAGCCAGTGCCTCAGTTTCCGGTGATTAAGCATCGGAAACTGATTCCAAGCTTTGTACAAATGGGTGAAACGCCACCTGGCAAGCACATACCGCCATGGTTGCCAGCTTTGCCTGATCCCCATACATATATCCATACACCTGTATGGAATGAGAGGGCAACAGATCCTCGCGCAGATAAGATTGAGCAAGCACGACAACGTAGAAAGGCGGAGGGGTCCTTGTTGAGTTTGCAGCAAAGGTTGTTGTCCAGTGGTTCTGCGGGACCTTCAACCTCACGTAGTGATGCAAAGGAATCGGATGGGGCTCAAAATAACCCATTCCTTGGACTGCCTCTACAACCAGGGGAGAAAGATGTTTCTCTGGTGGTCTCACCAAGTAAGACTTCGGATGAAATGGTGGGGAATATCCATGTCTCTGTACTAGAGGCATTTGCTCCTGCCATTGAAGCAGTCAAAGGTGGGTTTTCGGACGATGGGGATGATGGGAAAAATGTTCTTCCTGATGTGAGGTCTGCTGTTCAGTTAAAGTTTAGAACTGGCAAGAAGTTTCTAGGTGAATCATTGGATTTGAGCCTTCAGAACAAGGGTGTTGGGAGAGCGGCCTCTTGGGTTGCACGGGATGAGGAGAGGGATGACAAAAAGAGGAGAGCTGAATTTATTCTTAGACAGTCTACAGAATACCCGCTGGAACTCAATCAGTTGTAAACTAGTTAGTTTAGAAATCGGCATTAGCAGTGGGCTATGGATGCTCCAAAATTGAGGGCATACTCGTTCTGCTATTGATATTTTCAGAATCTTGTGCGAGTTCCTCATGGTCCACTCTTTAACATTTTTTAGAGGCATGTCAATGTATGTTTCCTTGTTAGCCTAACATCTGCTTTGATTCTTTGAAACtgtaagtctttttttttttttttcccttattcCGCCGTTTTATTTTTGTACTGACACACTGAGTTGTAATGTTTGAATTGGTAGGGATGGATTCTATTCTTCTGAGGTTGCGAACTCCGTTATCTTTTTCCATGCAATTATTTGGAACTCTACGAACTATTTCAGTGTCAATGCAAGTCATATTTAAGGGTATTTTTTCTGcccttgaaaatattttagagaaaaaattaaGTTCCATTACccttttttatgcttttttttttctattttttttattatatatatatgtatatatatataaagaagaaTGCGCTTATGAGGTTAATGTgcgaaattaattaaaatacagaAAGCCTTCAGTATTGATCAATTGAAGTTGGACATGTTGACCGTGTTATATGGTTGTATGTATTTAGAGGTTCGTTGGATGGACTCGTTTTCAGGCTCCTTACTTTTAAAAGCAACGAATCAAAAAATTCGAGGAGAGTTTTGATTATAGATTTGTATCAAACAAGTGATCGACGTTCACACAAGCGATCGTTATATAGTTGTATGTATTTAGAGGTTGGTTGGATAGATTTGTTTCAGGTCCCTTATAGGGTACCCTCTTAACACATACAGTTTCTACAATTTCTGCAGCGTTTGCTTTGCAaagcataaattttaaaaaaccttACTTTACGAAATTTTAATTCAGTAAAACTGCTGAAGATGTTTGGCCAAACCTGAAAATCTTTTTCTTGGGTTCAGTCCGGTTGATTAAAATGACCGTAGAACTAGAAAATTCAGTGAACACATACATTTTTCACTTTCTCTGAGTGCTTAAAATACCTTGCATGAAAATAAGGACGAGATACCATTTGAGCTGTCTATCTGTCCCTCTCTGTCATTCATTCAATTTCCACACGCAGGCTTAAACTTAATGTGATGCAACCACCAACAAAATCCAATGAGATTACAAAATATATTTCCATGTTTGAATGACTAGACCTAGGTTGTCAAAAGCGACAAGTAGTTCTGTAATAGATTGCAAAAGTAAATTGATACAGTGAAAATCTTAATAAACAACCAAAACAAGGGGGAAAACAAAATACTTGTATGGTAAAGGCCACTTTTGTTTATTTCCTCTCTCCTCAAGAAAGATCAAGGGAGACCCCTTGTACTTGATAGGAAGGATTCAAAGTTTCAGCTTCACATCCAATTCCATAGGAAATACTTTGCCTCGATGGTTGAAACTCATGAAGTCTAAATTGGCTGGTAAAGAAACAATCCTGCATCCAAATATACAATTCCTGACGTCAATAATCTAAATAAAATCCCACAACCAATACTGTTAAGGAAGGCAAAGCATCAATCATTAAAGATTCTGACTCTGAAAGTAACACAACTTGCCAAATTGCCAATGGCAACTAAGAAATTCTACTGAAACATCTTTtgcaaaaaatatgtaattttcaatattataaatgatagcTAGAATTTTCGTGTAAAATCTTAGCCCTTCATGCAAATGCAGCATGCTTAGCTCTCATTATTCTCCTGTGCGAGTAATGTCTCACTTTagagaatataaaataaaaaggggaaaagtaaaaaggatgCACATCACAATTTTTGAGAAATAATTCAGATAAAAAGTGTAGTCAACCTAGATTTAGATGTAAACCTTCTAGGATATCTCTGTCCAAGTAGTAGACCCTATAATATGTTTCCTATGGGTGTAAATGAAACAATTCGTTCGATAGCTTgctcggttaaactcgaatcgaactcgactcgtgagtaaaaaaaaaactcgccCGTGAAAGCAAATACCCGCTCGATTAGATACTCGACTAAACTCTACTCTACTCGACTGGACTAAGACTCGTTAAGGTCCACTTGTTATGCTTGACTCAGCTAAGgctcgttagctcgactcgattaaagcTCATTcacacatcaataaaatatgtgtatatatattagttaataatataagcatcaCTCAttctataattaaatatatagtatgtaaCCTAATTACTTATGCATTGTCACTTACATCTATATATTGAATTTACTTCATaggtttgttttatttatttttttattggcatcggGTGTCCAACAATagtgtcccgactaatcccggaAGTGCACAGGCCCTTGGCAACGAGTTTCCTGTAAGTGCCTCTTGGATAATTTAATGAGAAAATCCCCTAATCCGATGGCTCCTAGAGGTTGTAACAGTTGTCTTTAAATAATGATTTAAGTTTTTGTGCAAGGGGTTGACGTAACTAACCAAGGAAAGCCCAAACCAAATCTGGTAGGACTCTTGAAAAATACCAAAATATCGACAAAACCAAATAGAACCATCCAAACCGACCTGTTTTTTATCTGCCCCCTTTGGCTCAGTCCCTTGATTTCAGGGTCTCGATTCATTGAGAATGGACCTGTCATACTTGAGTACCTAACCTTTTAAAATTTGAGTTTATAATTTTGGTTTGAGTAATCTCAAAATATGCCTCGATTTCCCTAATTACAGCATCCGTTTGATAGTCTTAAGGTTCATAATTAGCTGATTTAGGAGCTGATTTGTTATAAAAGGCAAGTGGATGAAGCTTGTCTAATTAGGTGTAGTATAGAAACAGAAAACTTACCAAAACTGGGTAAGGCACTAACCTAGAAATTTCAGGCTTTTAGATTCATAATCAAGGTAGCCATATTTGCTACTCCTAAATCAAGGTAGTCATATTTACTACTAACCCTAGGAAGTTGCTTGAAACCAAGACAAAGGAAGCTTCCTAAAAACCCTGAAAGCCCTATTTTCGTCAGCAATTATGCAGCCCAATGGGTAATGCCGGGCAAACTGGTTGAACTGTTAGCCGGCTAGAGAGGGATCACTGGGACACCTCAGATTGCAGACGTGTGGGAAATGGttcctttatgtattttttggtgtatatggtgtgaaagaaatgagaggCTTTTTGAAGATAATGAGCGTTCATCGAGTGAGTTTAGGAGTTTTTTCTGGAAGactttgtttttgtgggccatcTCTTTAGATTTGaatggtctcagcttccatgatttccttgtaattgtttctagttcttaaatagGTGTGGTCACATGTATACTTATAATGTACCTGGGCTCtgcctatctttatatcaatgaaataacttatcaaaaaaaaaaaaattatgcagccCAAGAAAACCCtaacttttcagtttttatatcaatttttgtttataaaggacctttttctttttttttttgataagtaaaagaagttttattgatccacgtaaaaagGCAGAGCTCGAGTACATAAGAGATATACGAAgaagagcctaattacaaaaCTACGTGCTACTGATAGTAGCATACAAATCGTTTAGGCTCGTTCCATTCCATACTATAGAAGAGGCCCACAACAACAAAGTGTGAAAGAAAAAGTCTCTAAAACTGTCCGGGGAGCGTTCCTTATCCTCGAAGCAGCAGCCATTTCTTTGGTTCCAagtgcaccacattaagcatagGGGTATCATCTTCCATGCTGCATCGATCTGGCAATTGCCCCTGATTCCTCGCCAACAAGATAATAGATCTATCACCCttttaggcataacccaagcaatACCAAGTCTCGAGAAGATTGCATCCCACAATACCTTAACTACTTCGCAGTGAAGAAGAAGGTGATCCGTTGATTCGCCATTACATTTGCACATGTAGCACCAATCTGTTATATAGAGTCTGCGCTTCCTTAGCTTGTCGATGGTTAGGATTTTATCATGGGAGGCCACCCACCCGAAGAAAGCTACTTTGAGAGGAACATTACTCCTCCATatgctcttccaaggaaagTCAATGAAGGGATGGGTCGACAAGGCTTTGTGATAGGAGCGaactgaaaatttcttgttcccTATGTAGGACCAAAGTAATCTGTCTTCCCTATCTACTCTTGGTTTTAGCGCATATAACATCCTGTAGAAATCAGTAATGTCTCCCATCTCCCAGTCCTATGCAACTCTAGTGAAACTTACAATACAAGTAATGGAATCAGAATTGTTGTACATATTATCCACCACGGAAGAGCCTTGATCTAACGTGATCCTATAAAGAGAGGGGAAAGAGTTTTTCAAGGCCacctccccacaccaaatgtcgTGCCAAAATTTGATCTGCGTGCCCCTTCCCACCTCAAACCTGCAGTTGCCTAGCAAATCATCCCAGCTCTTCCGGATaaatttccaaactcccacgTCATGAGCTCCTCTAACTTCATTggaacaccaacctccccataCGCTCCCATATTTGGCCTCTAAAATGTTTCTCCAAAGAGCATTTTCCTCTAGGTGAAAGCGCCATAACCATTTACCGATGAGTGCCTTGTTGAAGTTTCTCAAGTTTCTTAAGCCCAAACCTCCATGAGACAACGGGGTGCATACTTtatcccatttgatcaaatggaatttctttgtgTCCTCTAGCCCTCCCCATAAGAAATCACGAAAAATCTTTTCCAGTCTATTCGACACCCCTGTAGGTACTGGAAATAAGGAAAGGAAATATGTTGGAAGATTGGATAGCGTACTCTTAATAAGGGTGATTCTCCCACCCTTGGAcaagtaaattctcttccaccccgcTAGTTTGCCTTCAATTTTCTGAATGATCCCTTCCCACATTACCTTAGAATTATGAGGGGCTCCCAAAGGGAGTCCAAGGTACTTCATTGGCAAAGATGTGATCCTGCATTCCATGATGGCAACCACCTCCCCTAAGTTGTTGACCAAGCCAACGGGTACTACTTCCGACTTAGATAGGTTCACCTTAAGGCCAATTGCTGCTTCAAAGCAAAGGAGGAGTGCTCTGAGAGAACGAATCTGGTCCAAATCTGGGTCACAAAGAATCAACATATCATCGGCAAAAAGGAGATGGGAAACCGCCAAGGGTCCCTGATTAGACCCACCTACCGAGTAACCCGATATGAAACCATTTTCCACTGCCCTTTCCAACATTTTGCTTAACACTTCCATGACGAGAATAAATAGGTGGGGAtaatggatccccttgtctcaaaccccgAGAGCTATTGAAAAATCCTTCAGGAGTGCCATTGACCAACACAGAGAATCTGACAGTTGTGATACAATGTTTGATCCACTGACACCATCTTACCCCAAAACCATACCTGCCGAGAATGTGCAACAAGAAGTCCCAGTTCACATGGTCGaatgccttttccatatccaatttacATAAGATACCTGGAATATCGAATCTGATTTTGCTCTCCAGACATTCGTTGGTAATGAGGACCGAGTCTAATATTTGTCTTCCtttcacaaaggcattttgtgaCTTCGAGATGATCTTCCCCATAACCGTGCTTAACTGCTTTGTTAAAACTTTGGAGATTATCTTATACACCCCACTTACCAAACTTATGGGCCGGAAATCCTTCACTTCCACCGACCTTGCCCTCTTGGGGATAAGTGCAATGAAAAAAACATTAAggctcttctcaaatttcataaaggaGTGAAATTCTTAGAAAACCTTCATTATGTCTTCTTTGACAATGTCCCAACAAGCGTGGAAGAAAGCCATTGGGAAACCGTCTGGTCATGGGGCTTTATCTTTGTTCATACCTTTTAACACACCAaacacttcttcttcttcgaaaggcctctccaaccaagccGCACTTGTGTGTTTGATGGTATCAAAAACTAGTCCGTCCACTTTGGGTCTCCAAGAGTACTGCTCTGTCAAAAGCTTATCATAGAAGTGGACAATATGGTCCTTAATAGCATCTCGGCCCGATATAACCCTGCCTTCATTATGAAGGACCTCTATGGCGTTGTTCCTTCTACGCGAGTTTGCAACCCgatgaaaaaactttgtgctcctgtccccttccttcaaccagaGAGCTCGTGATTTTTGCCTCCACGAGATTTCTTCCATGAGGGAGATTTTTTCCAGCTCAGTGACTACAATCATTCTTCTTGTCTTATCCTCGGTAGATAGAGCCCTTACCATTTCTCTCTCATCAAATTGTTGCAATTCTGCGAAAAGCTTGTCCCGCTGGTCATTGATGTTCCCAAAGGCTTCCAGGTTTCATTTTTTGAGATCATTCTTCGATGCTTTAATAAGCTTCCCTACTAGAATAAAACTAGGAGTGCCTGAAAACTGATAGGAGGCCCACCACGAGCTTACTCTTTCAACGAACCCATCCACCTTTAATCACATGTTCTCAAAATTAAAGTATCTTCGTCCCTCCCGAAGACCACCACAATCTAGCAATATGGGAAAGTGATCCGAGCAAAACTGAGGAAGCCGTTTTTGATACAGATTGGGGAAGTGAATCTCCCAGGAAGGAGAGACAACAAACCTGTCCAGCCTCGACCAGGTCCTACCATTTGACCAAGTGAAGTCTCCCCAGGCTAAAGGGAGATCCACCAAGTCTAAATCGAAAAGAAGGGCTAAGAAGTCAACCATAGCTGAGCCCATGGTAGAAGCCCCTGAGCGTTCGCTCGGAAAACGGATGATATTGAAATCGCCTCCAATACACCATGGAATATCCCACCAACTACATAAGCCAGCTATCTCGTCCCAAAGAAGTTTCCTGCTACTGTCGTCATTTGGCCCATAGACTCCTGCAAATCCCCAAACAAAGTCATCATCTACATTCGAAAAAGAACATGCTAACGAAAATTCCCCAACGCAGTCTTCCACTATGTTAACTGCTCTCTTGTCCCACATTACTAAAATGCCCCCTGAAGCACCCTTGGAGTCGAGGATGGTCCAACCTGCATAAGAGCAATTCCAGAGGCTTCTGATGATGTGTCTATCAATGGATTTTAATTTCGTCTCTTGCAAACATATGACATCTATTTTCCAATCCCGTAATAAGTTTTTCACTTTGAGGCG
This sequence is a window from Carya illinoinensis cultivar Pawnee chromosome 9, C.illinoinensisPawnee_v1, whole genome shotgun sequence. Protein-coding genes within it:
- the LOC122275852 gene encoding transcription initiation factor TFIID subunit 8; amino-acid sequence: MSHGGGNGTKDNEQLEYDASSRPGANDFGRAVSKVAVAQVCESVGFQGFKDSALDALADIAIRYLRDLGRTASVYANSSGRTECNVFDIIRGLEDLEASQGFLGGSEVKNCLAGSGTVRGIVEYVGGAEEIPFTQPVPQFPVIKHRKLIPSFVQMGETPPGKHIPPWLPALPDPHTYIHTPVWNERATDPRADKIEQARQRRKAEGSLLSLQQRLLSSGSAGPSTSRSDAKESDGAQNNPFLGLPLQPGEKDVSLVVSPSKTSDEMVGNIHVSVLEAFAPAIEAVKGGFSDDGDDGKNVLPDVRSAVQLKFRTGKKFLGESLDLSLQNKGVGRAASWVARDEERDDKKRRAEFILRQSTEYPLELNQL